The region CATGCGGCTCATCGGCCCGCCTCCGCCCGGTGGCGGCGCAGCAGGGCGGAATAGCCCCGCTCGGCAGGGCTGTCCCCGACGTCGCCGGAACCGCCCGCGGCGATCAGCGACTCGGTGGTGCCCCGATGCACCAGCCGCCCCTCGTTGACCAGTACGACGTTGGTACACGCGGCCACCACGTCCTCGACCAGGTGGGTGGAGACCAGGACGCAGCTGTCGACCCCGAGGTCGCGCAGCAGATCGCGGAAGTCGAGGCGCTGTTCGGGGTCGAGGCCGACGGTCGGCTCGTCGAGCAGCAGCAACTCCGGGTCGTTCACGATCGCCTGGGCGATCCCGGCCCGGCGCAGCATGCCCCCGGAGAGCGTCTTCATCCGCGCGTCGGCCTTGGCACTGAGCCCGACCCGGTCGATCGCCCGCTGCACCGCGGCGGGCACCACGGACTTCGGCATCTCCTTGAGCCAAGCCATGTACTCCACGAACTCGCGCACGGTGAACCGTGGGTAGAAGCCGAACTGCTGCGGCAGGTAGCCCAGGCCACGGCGTACCCGCCGCAGGTCGGTGCGGTCGTTGACAGCCGCACCGAGCAGGGTCAACGTGCCGCCGGCCGGCTTGACCACGGTGGCCAGGGCGCGCATCAGTGTGGTCTTGCCGGCGCCGTTGGGTCCGAGCAGCGCGTGTACGCCGGCGCCGAGGGCCAGGTCGAGGCCGTCGACGGCCAGGTGGGTGCCGGCCTTCACCCGCAGGCCGTCGGCGTGCACGGCCCAGGGATGGGTGATGGCGGCCGTCTCGGCCGCACTCACGGTACGCATGGAGATACCTTTCGTAGCGAGGAAGGGAAGCTCATCGGTGGCTGGTCAGCCGACTGAA is a window of Micromonospora polyrhachis DNA encoding:
- a CDS encoding ATP-binding cassette domain-containing protein; the encoded protein is MRTVSAAETAAITHPWAVHADGLRVKAGTHLAVDGLDLALGAGVHALLGPNGAGKTTLMRALATVVKPAGGTLTLLGAAVNDRTDLRRVRRGLGYLPQQFGFYPRFTVREFVEYMAWLKEMPKSVVPAAVQRAIDRVGLSAKADARMKTLSGGMLRRAGIAQAIVNDPELLLLDEPTVGLDPEQRLDFRDLLRDLGVDSCVLVSTHLVEDVVAACTNVVLVNEGRLVHRGTTESLIAAGGSGDVGDSPAERGYSALLRRHRAEAGR